agacagacagacggacagacagatgaacagacagacaggtaaacagacagacatacaaatctATCTGAATTTTTTCATCAGAGGAAAAAATACAgtgatgaataaattaaaaattccttttctttcacttatatCCTACACCCTCAAAATAGACAATAAAAATGACCAagcagagatgaaaaaaaggacgGAGATACGCGAAGATGAGACATAAGGCGTGGTCagcggcgagaaagagagagagagaggaactcaAGGTAAACGGGAGATAGACAAAGATGAACAGGGAGAAAGATAATGGCAAAAGTATTTTTGGTTCTTGGTCAGGGAGTGTGGAAGAGGAGTgtggaagaggcagaggggaggtgGAATGTGGAAAAGGCAGAGCGGAGGTGGAATGTGGAAGAGGCAGAGCGGAGTTGGAATGTGGAAGAGGCAAAGCGGAGGAGGAATGTGGAAGAGGCAGAGCGGAGGTGAAATGTGGAAAAGGCAGAGCGGAGGTGGAATGTGGAAGAGGCAGAGCGGAGTTGGAATGTGGAAGAGGCAAAGCGGAGGAGGAATGTGGAAGAGGCAGAGCGGAGGTGAAATGTGGAAAAGGCAGAGCGGAGGTGGAATGTGGAAGAGGCAGAGCGTAGGTGGAATGTGGAAGAGGCAGAGCGGAGGTGGAATATTGAAGAAACTGGGGAGGTTGAATGTGGAAGAGACACAGGGAAGGTGGAATGTGAAAGAGGTAGTGTGGAATGGGGAATAGAGTGGAGGCTGTGGTTTACTGAAGGAAAATGTGGATGCGAGTTCATGAGTGTGGAACTGAAGGAGACGGAGGTTGAAGAGTTagttatctgtgtgtatgtgtatatctctccgcctgtctgtctctatctatctatctatctatgtgtataatgtgtgtgtgtgtgtgtgtgtgtgtgtgtgtgtgtgtgtgtgtgtgtgtgtgtgtgtgtgtgagggacagatagaaatagagatagagagagatgtgtttgtatgcctgtctatttgtctgcctctctctctctctctctctctctctcacacacacacacccatacacccgcactcagacacacacttacacaaacacacacacacacacacacacacacacacacatacttacacacatacacacacaaacgcacacacacagaaacacatacacacacacacacacacacacacatatatatatatatatatatatatatgtatatatatatatatatgtatatatatgtgtgtgtgtgtgtgtttgtgagtgtgtgtgtgtgagtgtgtgtgtgtgtgtgtgtgtgtgtgtgtttgtgtacatatatacatatatgtacatacaaatatatatatatatatatatatatgtatatatatatatatatatatatatatatatatatatatatatatatgcgtgtgtgtgtgtgtgtgtgtatgtgtgtgtgtgtgtgtgtgtgtgtgtgtgtgtgtgtgtgtgtgtgtgtgtgtgtgtgtgtgtaattatatgtacatatatatgtgtatatatatatatatatatatatatatatatatatatatacacacacatatgtgtgtgtgtatatatatatatatatatatatatatatatatatatatatatatatacacacacacacacatatgtgtgatttcatacacccacatgtgtgtgtatgaaatcatatatatgtatatacatatatatatatatatatatatatatatatataatcatacaattatatatatatatatatatatatatatatatatatatatatatatatatgtgtgtgtgtgtgtgtgtgtgtgtgtgtgtgtgtgtgtgtgtgtacatatatgtacatataactatacacacacaaacacacacacgcacacacacacatatatattcatatatatatgtatatatatatatatatatatacatacatatatacatatatatgtttatacgtatatacatatatgtatatatatgtatatatacatatacatatgtatatatatatgtgtgtgtgtgtgtgtgtgtgtgtgtgtgtgtgtgtgtgtgtgtgtgtgtgtgtgtgtgtgtgtgtgtgtgtgtgtgtgtgcatgtgtataattatatgtatatatatgtatgtatataaatgtatgatatatctgtatatacatacatgtatatatatatatatatatatatatatatatacatacatacatatatatctgtatatatatgtatatatatatatatatatataaatatatatgtatatgtatatatacatatacataaatatatgtatatatacatatattcctatttatacacatatatgtatatgtacacacacacacacacacacacacacacacacacacacacacacacacatgtaaatgcatactgcatacacacatttCATTGCTTGATTCCTGTCGATCTAAATTCGAGCTGGACCCAAATTCCCACTAAGCACCATTTGTCACTGTTATCCTGCGTGTTCATTAACATTCATCACCGATGCCTAATATTTACTTCAAGGTTTGTTTTCTCCAATATAAAGCGGGAGGGAGGAAAACGAGATAGCGTATTATGAGAATATCACTGGTTCCGACAAAGATATAATGAGTGTCAGAGCGGAACTCGTTTCAGCGCATCGCCGCCGGCCCGCTGTGACGTACCTGCGTTTAgtagtataaataaacaaaagaaaacacgatTAAAGGGGGAGACTCGGCTACATTTGGAAACGAGATTAATATTCGGGATGGTTTCGTTTTGTAATTTTTGCTCTCTTTTCTGAAGTCTCAGGGTCATGCTGTATATAAGAGATGGGGGCAATATGGAACACAATGTGTGGTCAGCGTGGAACAATCCGGCCGGCCTTTGTTCACGCTGAACAGGATTAAACGAAGAAAGTTTCTAAAGTTGCTCGGCGTGCTATAATTCTCTTCTCCGCTGTCCATAATGTAGAGCCACTTTAGCGAACAGAGAATAGGCCATAAatcagaaagaagagaagatgtaACGATAGAGTGAAAACTTTAACAAATTGCTTTAGTGTGTGACGCCCTCGATCTCAGCGCGTCAACGGCGTCGAGCGGTGCTCCTCAGATCACCGCTTCATAAGCGTGATATAGCACCCCGTCTAGTCTCTGCCCTTTGCAATCCCTCATCGTTGCAATTTGCAGAAACTTAATCAAGCATCTGATAGCTCAATCCAGGCCTTTAAATGCGAGGTGTCAAGTTGGTCATGCAAACCTTTTTAACTTAGGTCACGCGTACGCCCCTCCGGTGCGCCCCCCGTCGGGTCTCTGCTGCGCGACCCGGAGTTAGACGGGGCTTGAGTGGCCACTCCCGCCCGCCCAAGTTCTTTCGAGCTGAAGGATTTTTTGGGTGAGCAAAATTAGTTTCTTAAGGTTAGATAAGAAAATTTATTCTACCAATCTCTTGCATATGAAGATTCATGCTCGTAAACAGCTTCATCTGATGAACAATTCAAAGAAGGTTCAATTAGTTAcatgtttactttttctttctttcttttttcatttacatttttcccCATCGTATGCTAAAAACGTCTTCGCTTGCCGACCGCTGCCTGGGcaatacaaaaaatatgatataatttaaTACAGTTTTAATACTACCGTTACCTTTCATGATTTGTTTGATTACTAAGAGatgcagaaaaggaaaatatacttCACTTTAATCTACTCTGTGggaaatctttttttcttctgatattcTATCTGATTCTGAATATAGATGGCCTGAATTGCGACTTCGGATATTTTCGTTTAAATTAAATGATATACAATTTATCAAACCATGCAATGTTCGGTAATAAAGTTTAGGTGGAATATCTTGAATCTGACCTTTCTgtttcaaatatattttaaattacaTATAATTAACTGCTGAAGATAATGCACAACGTCGTCGATATCATAACgtataatatagtatattttGATTTGCTCCTAGTGCCTCAGttatacacaaaaacatttttggatttatatacatacatacatacatacttacatacatacatatgtatacatatgtctttatataaagaaatagatagatggctatagatatgaataaattaatacatatatagacaaatagatagacagacagatataaatatgaataaatcaatacatacacacacacacacacacacacacacacacacacacatatatatatatatatatatatatataaaatatatatatatatatatatatatatatatatatataaaatatatatatatatatatatatatatatatatatatatatatatatatatatataatagaatatgaaTATCTCAATACACACATGcagggatgtatatatgtaaatccaaAAATGTGTTTGGATATAATTAAGGCACTAGGAACAATGTAAAATGCATTATACTATATGTTATATCATCTAAGATGTCATTACCAAAATATGTTTATGAGCTTGACCCTATGATTTATAACAAATTACAAACATTACAATTAGCAGAAGTCTCTGGTCTACAGTAGTTGAGAAATATTGCCGATGAAGTTGTCTTACGGCCGGCCAATTACGCTGCCTCATGTTATGTCTCTGCCACTGGTGACTTTATGGATGTACCATTGGCACGAACACAAAGGCTGTGCTTAATATATCGATAGTCTTGATACCTTGCAATGACTCATAGATCTCACTCTCTGACAGAGCAAAACGATAATGAATGTAGCGAAACGGCGCACTTCTTGCGCCAACCTGGCCATTCTTGAAATCTGTCCAGCAGCAAGTAGACCCACTCTAATACGCGCGGAAATCTAAATGCAACACTAAAAAAGAACAGACTCTCTCGTGGAATTTCTTGTGTGAGCAGCGCGCGTGATGGATGGTCTTCGGACGAGGAACATATACCACGAGAGCCAGTAATCAAGTATGAGTTTTTGCTCTCACAAAGAAACCCACCTTTCATGTACATCTCGTAATAGCGTTAAGAGATAATGAGATTCCTCCTAAATAGCCCATCTTGCTCTCCGTCCACTCAAATTTTACCCAAACAACGAACTCCATCCCGGGACCTAATCTCCTCAACTGATGCTTCGCTAACTATTCACCGCAAACTATTACTCATTTCGGAGTCTGGGCGCTGGACGGCCGCCCGCCCCACTACCCGGGGAGTCAGTGCTCGTGACCCAGCCTGGCGTAACACAGGTAGTTGGGTATCTCTGGAAGAGGGACCACCTTGTACCGAAGCGTACTAATTCGTCCCTACAAGGTGTTAGCTCAGGGGGTTCTTCGTAATCGGTATTCTAAAGCTGTCGATACTGAGCCCCGCACTCCTTCTTTTATTGGTCCTCGCTGTGTTTACACGACTGGGAACCCGTGTCGCTAATTGACTAATGCCTCTCGGCCACTTGTGCACGGCCGCCCCGGGGGAGGCGGCGGCTCCGGGCCCGGCGGAGACCAGGTCGTGTTTTCTTGCGACGGCCGCCTTCGCCTGGCCCTTTATTCCATGCATATTCATCAGTAGAACAATTCTGGAAATTTCCGGAAAAAAAGAAGAGCCAGTGACcacaacaaaattatatatatgtgtatatatacatatatatacatatatatatgtatatatatgtccatatatatatatatatatatatatatatatatgtacatatatatacatatacatatatatatatatatatatatatatatatatatgtgtgtgtgtgtgtgtgtgtgtgtgtgtgtgtgtgtgtgtgtgtgtacatatatgtatacacatatatatacatatatacatacaagcactcacacacatacataaatagatatatgaatttatatatatatatagacatatacatacacgcacacacacacacacacacacacacacacacacacacacacacatacacacacacatacatacatacatacatacatacatacatacatacatacatacatgcatacatacatacatacatacatacatacatacatacatgcatacatacataaacatatgcaaatatctatacatatatatcatacatacatacatatatatatatatatatatatatatatatatatatatatatatgtacacccacaagAATCTGCCGTCTGCCATTACGGCCGCCTCGAACGCACCAAGGCCACATACCTGTATTAACTCGTTCCAGGTGGAATTAGCGAGCGCCGGCCGCCCGAGACCCCCCGTCACCTCCATCTCGCCGAGAAACGCAAACCCCGGATCGTAAAAAAGTGAGGCCGCCGCACGAGGCTGCGCTGCTCTCTCGGGCGGCCTCGGCTCGACACCGAAGGGGCTGCGGCAGACACCGCCTCGGATGCTCtgccgttttccttttctctcgctttgtcttctttatttcttatcttctttttcttccttttcgtcttcttatcttttttcttttacatttgtcttttttttttttcattgtatacacacacacacaaactcacacacacacatatatatatgtgtgtgtgtgtgtgtgtgtgtgtgtgtgtgtgtgtgtgtgtgtgtgtgtgtgtgtgtgtggagattttGCCGTAGATTTTCAAAAGACGCAGTTTTTATTGAATCCTTTATAAACgtatcgtttctttctctctatccatccgttGCCAGGCGCGACGCCCTCTGCCAGTAGTTCCGGTAGCAACACGTGCCCATCAACGCGGCCCTGTGTGCCTGGTTGCCGCCTCCGCCGATACACAGGCactgagggagggggagcgtgggAGGAGGTGGGCAATACTTTATTAAAACTCCGAGCACACAACAGCCCTCTGCCTGGGTGCCGCCTGCGACCCCCGCTGCGCTGGTCTCTGGGCTTACACACCTCCACTGCAGGAAAGAATATATAGCTGGTCGCTTCAGCATCGCCAAACAAGTTTCCCGGGTATCGTGTCTCTGCTGCGACACACGACACAGGGATACAGCCAGGGCCATTTAAGGGTTCCATGCTGGCTTTGGATTGTCAATGCTCATTCAAAATTTTCGGGCGTTTTTtgtaaattattgttttttgtagaCTAAAgaatagattgataaaaaagACTTGGGGTGCAAACAACCGCCATGCTTATACATGCAGTTGCAAATTATGCCAAGGATATGAAACTGTTCGCCGCGAGAGGCTGTCATAGTCTGAAGGTGATGGGTTTTCGCACGTATGTCATTAGACGGCTTGCTGAATCTTCCGAAAGGCGTAGAACAAgaactattgttaataataatgcttcCTAGAGATCCTGTGTAAGATAGGAAAGACAgaacaaaagggagaaaaaaagaacacgaagaagaaagtGAACTGTAGACACCCAAACAAAATATCACCCTCAAGTCTTGTTTAAAAGAAATTCGTACTCACGTTTGCACAGTGAAAAACACGAAAAGATAACCGCATCACATTGATTGAAGTGATACGGGCAAACATAAAGAAAGGCAGGAAAGGTGAAAGCGGACATGGAGCGGGAATCCTGATAAAGAAGAGATGACCTAGAGACGGAATAAAAAGTTATGACAATGATTACGACTCAAGATCTTGATTTCGTGATTAGCACGACAGTTGTGGCCGACTAGGGACGAAGTCATTACcgatattttattcttttatgcaTTACGGCAATCAAGCAACATctttttatgataaaaacaacatgtacacgcatatatatgcgtacatgcatatatatatatatatatatatatatatatatatatatatatatatatatatatatatgtgtgtgtgtgtgtgtgtgtgtgtgtgtgtgtgtgtgtgtgtgtgtgtttgtgtgtgtgtgtgtgtgtgtgtgtgtgtttctgtgtgtgtgtgtgtgtgtgtgtacatacacacatacacacacacacacacacacacacacacatatatatatatatttatatatatatatatatatatatgtaaaaaagtatatgtatttatatacatatgtatatatttatatatatattcatatatatataaatatatatatatatatatatatatatatatatatatatatatatatatatatatatatgcatgtgtatatatatacgtacatatgtatctatatatatatatatatatatatatatatatatatatatatattgacatatatgtatgtatacatgtatatatatatatatatatatatatatatatatatatatatatatattcatatatacatatatacatgtatacacacacacgcacacacacacacacacacataaatatacatacatatatatatatatatatatatatatatatatatatatatattatatatatacacataaataaataaatatatattatatatacgtatacatatacatatatatatatatatatatatatatatattatatatatagacatatatatatatatattatatatatacatatatatatatatatgtatatatatatatatatatatatatatatatatatatatatatatatatgaaagcttgcatgtgtgtacatacgtgtgtatataaaatgataattgcCGATATACAACGAACAAACACCGGCAGTAACACAACATACCGAACACCTACAgaaacgtacacacatgcatgatgTTATCTATCAAGTTAGACGGTAATAAAATAAACTTTCTCGCGGAAAAGACAAGAGGAAGACCttgcgagcgacagagagagatggatatgtatgtagaaaaagagagagagagagagaaagagagagagagagagagagagagagagagagagagagagagagagagagagagagagagagagagagagagagagagagagaggaaagagagagagagagagagagagagagagagagagagagagagagagagacagacagacagacagacagacagacggacaaactgacagttagagaaagagatagacaggcagacagaaagagagaaaaaggaggaggaggagagagagagagagagagagagagagagagagagagagagagagagagagagagagggggaggaagggaagaggtggagagtaaaagcgagagagagtaccCTAAGAAGAGAAGGTAGAAATAAAGTGAATGCCTGTGACATTATCACTGGCCAAGACCTCTTCTCAGTTCGATGCAAAAGAGATAAAGGTGTCTTGTGTGAGCCGAAAATCGTGTGCATTAAAATCGGCAAGAGATACACTGTAACAGCCACAAGGAACAAAGCAAGTTGAATTAAATTATCCGTTATGACGCATGTGTATATAGCCCAGTGATTCCGATGTTTATCCGAAAGCCTGCGTGACTTAGTCCCAACTCAGTGACTTTATGCATGTGTCTCACCAGCTGATTTCCTCTCGCAGCCTATCTGGACGCATGCAGTCTGGAAAGGGGACGAGGCTCCCGTAGATTTTTATGCAGGCTATCATTTCATTTGAAGCTgacctttgtgtgtgtctggatgtgccGTGAAATATCGGGTTATGGGGCTCGGCTGATGGCATTCAATGCGTTTTTCATTGGGTATTTTAGTTTATGTACGGAAAACCGCTCCTGTTATGGCAGGATTTCCAAAAACAGAAATGGAATGGTACAGTATATGGCGTATATcccgtatctctctttctctctctctctctctctctcgtatccacTCGCTTTGCactatgtttttccttttccacacacacacacacacacacacatatatacatatatatatatatatatatatatatatatatatatatatatatatatatatacgtatgtatatatgtatatgtatacacacacacacacacacacacacacacacacatatatatatatatatatatatatatatatatatatatgtatgtatgtatgtacacatatatacctgtgtgtgtttatatacacatatataaatacgtgtgtgtgcatttatatgtgcaaaaatactaaaaaaaaaacatttatttgcaCTTATTAAAAAGTCATTTTTTGCAATTGAGCCGAtaatttaatatatgcatatagggtCTGAACTATCCAAACATCACAGAGTCAACGATGGTGATTGAACTTTTCGACAGGATTAATCAGGTTAATATACTGAAGATGAAGATCATTAATTTCCGCTGGAAAACATAGACAGAATAAACATTTGCTCACCGGCGACTTCCTGTGCCATTAATCTTCTGTTTGTAAACACAAACGTTTGGTTTTGtctaatgaaataatgcaaagtttctaatcactctctttttcccctccgctCGCTATCTGGCTTTCGGGAAATCTGTGTCTCTGACTGAGCTTGCTGCCCCCGCTTTCCCTTGCTCTGTCCGTTTCTCTgttttcgcgcgcgtgtgtgcgtttcgTTTGTCCAGGGATGTGTTTTCGCTGtctctgtgtgcttgtctgcgtgtatgtctttctccgtctgtctgtttgtctgtctgtctgtctgtctctagcttTCATAtcatctcctctactctctcttgcctcgtttacacttttctttcttctctttttcgatcaacattttatttttcccttccctctttcctccctttctccccacttctccGTAACCCCGTCCTCTACTTATCAccctgtttttttcgttttttactcatcttccttttctgttatcctttttctcccatcccgtatatatgtgtgtgtgtatgtatatgtatatatatacacttatacatacatacatacatacatacacacacacacacacacacacatacacacacatgtatacacacatacacacacacacactcacacacacacacacacacacacacaacatatatatatatatatatgtatatatatatatatatatatttatacatacatacacacacacacacacacacacacacacacacacatatatatatatatatatatatatatatatatatatatatatgtgtgtgtgtgtgtgtgtgtgtgtgtgtgtgtgtgtgtgtgtgtgtccgtgtgtgtgtgtgtgtgtgcgtgtatgtatatatatgtgtttgtataaatacacacatatatatatatatatatatatatatatatatacacacgcatatgcatacacacatacacacacacagtcacacacacacacacacacacatatacacacacaccacacacacacacacacacacacacacacacacacacacacacacacacacatatatatatgtatatatatatatatatatatatatatatatatatatatatatatatatatatatatacataaacacacacacacacacacacacacacacacacacacatatatatatatatgtgtatatatatatatatatatatatatatatatatatatgaatatatatatatatatatatttaatatatatatatatatatatatatatatatatatatatatatatattatacatatatatatgtgtgtgtatatatatatacatatatatatatatatatatatatatatatatatatatatgaatatttatatataaatatatatataatatatacatatacacatatgtgtgtgtgtgtgtgtgtgtgtgtatatgtatatatatatatatatatatatatatatatatatatatatatatatatataaacacacacacacacacacacacacacacacacacacacacacacacacacacacacacatatatatatatatatatactaaatatatatataaatttatatatatactaaatatatatatatatatatatatatatatatactctctctctcgctctatttatcATACCTATCTGTGtgattatctctatctttctatctatttacttatctttctGTTATCCTCAAccactcattttctttatttacctccttccctttccctctcttcttaccccccccccccccccccggcccttaCCTCCCCAGCTCTCTCGGACGCCATCTTTCCCTCCCGCtgttccactccccctccccccccggcctAACCTCCCTCCACCCACATCACTTCCCCCTACATCATCTCTACCCAcatcagctccccctccccccgacctggCTCCCACTtcagctctccccctcccctccccccaacaccaaatcccccccatccccctccccacatacCCTCCACTCCCTAACATCACCTACCCGAacatatcccctccctctcctcccccctctcccccctctcccccccctctcccccccctctccccccctctccccatcctctccccatcctctccccccctctccccccctctccccacccccacccccgacctGGATGCCCAGAAGCGAGCCGTCCATCCACGTGTCATTAAAGATCATGTTTCGTTTTATGGCATTCCTGTCTCGCTGCCTCGCTGACCCTCGGACCCGACCCGTTCgtccttttttggggggaaggggggggggggaggaaaaagaaaaatagagagaaaagcgggtggatgagagagagagaaagagagagagagcgatggatagATACaagtagaaataaagagagagagacagagacagagacagagacagacagacagagagagagagagacagagagagagagagagagagagagagagagagagagagagagagagagagagagagagagagagagggagagagaaagagagaaaaatagatagatggatagatagacatagagacaaaaatagagagagagagtgagagagagagaagagagagagagagagagagagagagagagagagagagagagagagagagagagagagagagagagagagagagagagagagagagagagagagagagagagagagagagagagagagagagagagagagagagagagagagagagagagagagagagagggagagagagagagagagagagagagaga
This genomic stretch from Penaeus chinensis breed Huanghai No. 1 chromosome 8, ASM1920278v2, whole genome shotgun sequence harbors:
- the LOC125027853 gene encoding heterogeneous nuclear ribonucleoprotein 87F-like, which encodes MWKRQSGGGMWKRQSGVGMWKRQSGGGMWKRQSGGEMWKRQSGGGMWKRQSGVGMWKRQSGGGMWKRQSGGEMWKRQSGGGMWKRQSVGGMWKRQSGGGILKKLGRLNVEETQGRWNVKEVVWNGE